A DNA window from Augochlora pura isolate Apur16 chromosome 9, APUR_v2.2.1, whole genome shotgun sequence contains the following coding sequences:
- the Med19 gene encoding mediator complex subunit 19, whose product MMMGDQFRSKVEQYSPKSSPRGARSPVVSRQDSTGTLKTTISLGKNPSIVHSGPFYLMKEPPGESDLTGARNLMNYYGLEHSYSKFSGKKLKEQLSSFLPTLPGIIDRPGHLDNSSLRSVIEKPPIVGKELLPLTSVQLAGFRLHPGPLPEQYRYVNQAPQRKHKNKHKKHKHKPGEVPSGQEATTTDIGGSDTHEKKHKKQKRHDEEKEARKKRKKEKKRKKQKHSPEHTGGLTPSQHSNS is encoded by the exons ATGATGATGGGCGATCAGTTTCGTAGCAAAGTGGAGCAATATTCACCAAAGTCGTCACCCAGGGGAGCGCGTTCCCCTGTTGTTTCGCGTCAGGATTCTACGGGGACACTCAAAACAACCATATCCCTGGGAAAGAATCCTTCGATCGTCCATAGCGGGCCTTTTTACTTGATGAAGGAGCCCCCTG GAGAAAGCGACCTTACAGGGGCAAGAAATTTAATGAACTATTATGGTCTGGAACATTCTTATAGTAAATTTAGTGGAAAGAAACTCAAGGAACAactctcttcttttttacCAACACTACCAGGAATTATAGATAGACCCGGGCATTTAGATAACAG ttCATTGAGATCTGTAATAGAAAAACCTCCAATTGTTGGGAAAGAATTACTACCACTGACTAGTGTTCAATTGGCTGGTTTCCGCCTTCATCCTGGACCT TTACCAGAACAGTATCGTTACGTGAATCAAGCACCACAAAGAAAGCACAAAAACAaacataaaaaacataaacaCAAGCCTGGCGAAGTACCTAGCGGTCAAGAAGCGACAACAACGGATATTGGCGGTTCGGACACTCACGAAAAGAAgcacaagaaacaaaaaagacacgacgaagagaaagaggctAGGAAAAAACgtaagaaagagaagaagagaaaaaaacagAAGCACAGCCCCGAGCATACTGGAGGATTAACACCGTCTCAACATTCCAATTCGTGA
- the LOC144475414 gene encoding uncharacterized protein LOC144475414 isoform X3 — translation MTDTQYSNYQQQGGGQDYSQPQNQNSYNQNSYGSGGGSGNNGGSGGNYSGSYGHGGGGGGGGGGSGGYNRNSSSGGYGGGQGGSGGSRYGDRGGYNDRSGGGYNSGGGRGGYNKGGYGDRGGGNDGMVTQEDTIFVSGMDPSICEEEICQHFGAIGIIKHDKRTGKPKVWMYKDKNTGKSKGEATVTYDDQNAARSAISWFDGKEFKGRTIKVQIAQHKSNWQGNRSGGTRGGGSRGRGGGGFGGRGGGGDRDDHHRGGGDDRRDGGGRGGDWRCPNPECGNTNFAWRGECNLCKSLKPEGAGGGGGGGGGGGGGGGGGGGVRGNRGGDRGGRGGFRSDRGGRGGDRGGRGGFRGGDRGGRGGRGGPMRGGGVRGDRDRDRQRPY, via the exons ATGACGGACACCC aatattcAAACTACCAACAACAGGG CGGTGGGCAAGACTACAGTCAACCGCAGAATCAAAACAGTTACAACCAGAACAGTTATGGCAGTGGAGGTGGTTCTGGAAATAATGGCGGCAGTGGTGGCAATTATAGTGGAAGTTATGGACatggaggtggaggtggaggcggaggagggggCAGTGGTGGTTATAATCGCAATAGCTCTAGCGGAGGCTATGGTGGag GCCAAGGAGGAAGTGGTGGCAGTAGATATGGCGATCGAGGGGGATACAATGACCGCTCTGGCGGTGGTTACAA CAGTGGCGGTGGCCGTGGTGGTTATAACAAAG GGGGCTACGGTGACCGTGGTGGTGGCAACGATGGAATGGTCACACAAGAAGATACTATATTTGTATCTGGTATGGATCCATCTATCTGTGAAGAAGAAATATGCCAACATTTCGGCGCTATTGGTATCATCAAA CATGACAAGCGAACTGGCAAACCAAAAGTGTGGATGTACAAAGACAAAAACACGGGTAAATCGAAAGGCGAAGCTACCGTGACTTACGACGACCAAAATGCCGCGCGTTCAGCGATAAGCTGGTTCGATGGAAAAGAGTTCAAAGGACGTACTATTAAAGTACAAATTGCCCAGCATAAGAGTAATTGGCAAGGTAATCGCAGCGGTGGGACCCGCGGTGGTGGTAGCCGCGGCCGGGGAGGAGGTGGCTTTGGCGGTCGTGGGGGTGGTGGTGACCGGGACGACCATCACCGTGGAGGCGGTGACGATAGACGTGATGGAGGTGGCCGAGGAGGAGATTGGAG ATGTCCGAACCCTGAGTGCGGCAACACCAATTTTGCTTGGAGAGGCGAATGCAACCTTTGTAAAAGTTTGAAACCTGAAGGTGctggaggtggaggtggaggtggcggtggtggtggtggcggtggcggcggcggcggtggtgtaAGAGGCAACCGAGGAGGCGATAGAGGTGGTCGAGGAGGATTCAGAAGTGACAGGGGTGGTCGTGGTGGCGATAGGGGTGGCAGAGGCGGATTTCGCGGCGGTGATAGGGGAGGACGTGGCGGTCGTGGTGGTCCAATGAGAGGAGGCGGAGT acGGGGAGACAGAGACAGGGATCGTCAACGTCCTTATTAA
- the LOC144475414 gene encoding uncharacterized protein LOC144475414 isoform X2, translating to MTDTQYSNYQQQGYNQYSQPPPTGGQDTSYPPPSSGGGSYNQYSQPPPNTGSNYSSYNSYNSSGGQDYSQPQNQNSYNQNSYGSGGGSGNNGGSGGNYSGSYGHGGGGGGGGGGSGGYNRNSSSGGYGGGQGGSGGSRYGDRGGYNDRSGGGYNGGGRGGYNKGGYGDRGGGNDGMVTQEDTIFVSGMDPSICEEEICQHFGAIGIIKHDKRTGKPKVWMYKDKNTGKSKGEATVTYDDQNAARSAISWFDGKEFKGRTIKVQIAQHKSNWQGNRSGGTRGGGSRGRGGGGFGGRGGGGDRDDHHRGGGDDRRDGGGRGGDWRCPNPECGNTNFAWRGECNLCKSLKPEGAGGGGGGGGGGGGGGGGGGGVRGNRGGDRGGRGGFRSDRGGRGGDRGGRGGFRGGDRGGRGGRGGPMRGGGVRGDRDRDRQRPY from the exons ATGACGGACACCC aatattcAAACTACCAACAACAGGGGTACAATCAGTACAGCCAGCCACCACCTACTGGTGGTCAGGATACCTCGTATCCGCCGCCTTCTAGCGGTGGTGGCAGCTATAATCAATATAGTCAACCTCCACCAAATACTGGAAGCAACTATAGCAGTTACAACAGTTACAATTCCAGCGGTGGGCAAGACTACAGTCAACCGCAGAATCAAAACAGTTACAACCAGAACAGTTATGGCAGTGGAGGTGGTTCTGGAAATAATGGCGGCAGTGGTGGCAATTATAGTGGAAGTTATGGACatggaggtggaggtggaggcggaggagggggCAGTGGTGGTTATAATCGCAATAGCTCTAGCGGAGGCTATGGTGGag GCCAAGGAGGAAGTGGTGGCAGTAGATATGGCGATCGAGGGGGATACAATGACCGCTCTGGCGGTGGTTACAA TGGCGGTGGCCGTGGTGGTTATAACAAAG GGGGCTACGGTGACCGTGGTGGTGGCAACGATGGAATGGTCACACAAGAAGATACTATATTTGTATCTGGTATGGATCCATCTATCTGTGAAGAAGAAATATGCCAACATTTCGGCGCTATTGGTATCATCAAA CATGACAAGCGAACTGGCAAACCAAAAGTGTGGATGTACAAAGACAAAAACACGGGTAAATCGAAAGGCGAAGCTACCGTGACTTACGACGACCAAAATGCCGCGCGTTCAGCGATAAGCTGGTTCGATGGAAAAGAGTTCAAAGGACGTACTATTAAAGTACAAATTGCCCAGCATAAGAGTAATTGGCAAGGTAATCGCAGCGGTGGGACCCGCGGTGGTGGTAGCCGCGGCCGGGGAGGAGGTGGCTTTGGCGGTCGTGGGGGTGGTGGTGACCGGGACGACCATCACCGTGGAGGCGGTGACGATAGACGTGATGGAGGTGGCCGAGGAGGAGATTGGAG ATGTCCGAACCCTGAGTGCGGCAACACCAATTTTGCTTGGAGAGGCGAATGCAACCTTTGTAAAAGTTTGAAACCTGAAGGTGctggaggtggaggtggaggtggcggtggtggtggtggcggtggcggcggcggcggtggtgtaAGAGGCAACCGAGGAGGCGATAGAGGTGGTCGAGGAGGATTCAGAAGTGACAGGGGTGGTCGTGGTGGCGATAGGGGTGGCAGAGGCGGATTTCGCGGCGGTGATAGGGGAGGACGTGGCGGTCGTGGTGGTCCAATGAGAGGAGGCGGAGT acGGGGAGACAGAGACAGGGATCGTCAACGTCCTTATTAA
- the LOC144475414 gene encoding uncharacterized protein LOC144475414 isoform X1, with translation MTDTQYSNYQQQGYNQYSQPPPTGGQDTSYPPPSSGGGSYNQYSQPPPNTGSNYSSYNSYNSSGGQDYSQPQNQNSYNQNSYGSGGGSGNNGGSGGNYSGSYGHGGGGGGGGGGSGGYNRNSSSGGYGGGQGGSGGSRYGDRGGYNDRSGGGYNSGGGRGGYNKGGYGDRGGGNDGMVTQEDTIFVSGMDPSICEEEICQHFGAIGIIKHDKRTGKPKVWMYKDKNTGKSKGEATVTYDDQNAARSAISWFDGKEFKGRTIKVQIAQHKSNWQGNRSGGTRGGGSRGRGGGGFGGRGGGGDRDDHHRGGGDDRRDGGGRGGDWRCPNPECGNTNFAWRGECNLCKSLKPEGAGGGGGGGGGGGGGGGGGGGVRGNRGGDRGGRGGFRSDRGGRGGDRGGRGGFRGGDRGGRGGRGGPMRGGGVRGDRDRDRQRPY, from the exons ATGACGGACACCC aatattcAAACTACCAACAACAGGGGTACAATCAGTACAGCCAGCCACCACCTACTGGTGGTCAGGATACCTCGTATCCGCCGCCTTCTAGCGGTGGTGGCAGCTATAATCAATATAGTCAACCTCCACCAAATACTGGAAGCAACTATAGCAGTTACAACAGTTACAATTCCAGCGGTGGGCAAGACTACAGTCAACCGCAGAATCAAAACAGTTACAACCAGAACAGTTATGGCAGTGGAGGTGGTTCTGGAAATAATGGCGGCAGTGGTGGCAATTATAGTGGAAGTTATGGACatggaggtggaggtggaggcggaggagggggCAGTGGTGGTTATAATCGCAATAGCTCTAGCGGAGGCTATGGTGGag GCCAAGGAGGAAGTGGTGGCAGTAGATATGGCGATCGAGGGGGATACAATGACCGCTCTGGCGGTGGTTACAA CAGTGGCGGTGGCCGTGGTGGTTATAACAAAG GGGGCTACGGTGACCGTGGTGGTGGCAACGATGGAATGGTCACACAAGAAGATACTATATTTGTATCTGGTATGGATCCATCTATCTGTGAAGAAGAAATATGCCAACATTTCGGCGCTATTGGTATCATCAAA CATGACAAGCGAACTGGCAAACCAAAAGTGTGGATGTACAAAGACAAAAACACGGGTAAATCGAAAGGCGAAGCTACCGTGACTTACGACGACCAAAATGCCGCGCGTTCAGCGATAAGCTGGTTCGATGGAAAAGAGTTCAAAGGACGTACTATTAAAGTACAAATTGCCCAGCATAAGAGTAATTGGCAAGGTAATCGCAGCGGTGGGACCCGCGGTGGTGGTAGCCGCGGCCGGGGAGGAGGTGGCTTTGGCGGTCGTGGGGGTGGTGGTGACCGGGACGACCATCACCGTGGAGGCGGTGACGATAGACGTGATGGAGGTGGCCGAGGAGGAGATTGGAG ATGTCCGAACCCTGAGTGCGGCAACACCAATTTTGCTTGGAGAGGCGAATGCAACCTTTGTAAAAGTTTGAAACCTGAAGGTGctggaggtggaggtggaggtggcggtggtggtggtggcggtggcggcggcggcggtggtgtaAGAGGCAACCGAGGAGGCGATAGAGGTGGTCGAGGAGGATTCAGAAGTGACAGGGGTGGTCGTGGTGGCGATAGGGGTGGCAGAGGCGGATTTCGCGGCGGTGATAGGGGAGGACGTGGCGGTCGTGGTGGTCCAATGAGAGGAGGCGGAGT acGGGGAGACAGAGACAGGGATCGTCAACGTCCTTATTAA
- the Bi-1 gene encoding bax Inhibitor-1, with protein MAPVLNTFINSFSHRLDAPVRQHLKNVYGCLSLSAASAALGVYAHPYTELLQINTLTSLCTLGLLMALLCTQDNGKNQKLRLGFLLGFAFMSGVGLVPLFQMIIAVDPTIIVTALVGTLVVFVSFSISALLAERGRWLYLGAMLISLLNLMLLFSFINLFLRWSFFYQAHLYGGLFLMCAFVIYDTQSIIEKFHMGNKDFILHSLDLLMDFIGIFRHLLIILTQKELAKNQRKRKE; from the exons ATGGCGCCGGTGTTAAATACTTTCATAAATTCGTTCTCGCACAGACT TGATGCACCAGTAAGACAACAcctgaaaaatgtttacggGTGTCTGTCCTTATCGGCTGCATCAGCTGCCTTGGGAGTGTATGCTCATCCGTATACAGAGCTCCTGCAGATTAACACGCTGACTTCTCTCTGCACTTTGGGATTGCTTATGGCTCTACTGTGTACGCAGGACAATGGAAAGAATCAGAAACTGCGACTTGGCTTCTTGCTGGGATTCGCATTTATGTCAGGTGTTGGACTGGTTcctttatttcaaatgattatTGCAGTTGACCCAACCATCATAGTCACAGCACTAGTAG GAACCTTGGTCGTATTCGTATCGTTCAGCATCTCTGCCCTCTTGGCTGAACGAGGTCGCTGGTTGTACCTTGGCGCTATGCTAATAAGCTTGCTGAACCTTATGCTCCTATTCTCATTTATCAATCTCTTCCTCCGTTGGTCATTTTTCTACCAGGCTCACTTATATGGCGGATTATTCCTAATGTGCGCTTTTGTTATCTATGACACCCAGTCTATCATCGAGAAGTTCCATATGGGCAACAAAGACTTCATTTTGCACTCTCTAGATCTTCTCATGGACTTCATTGGTATTTTCCGCCATCTCCTCATCATTCTTACGCAAAAG GAATTAGCAAAAAATCAACGTAAACGTAAAGAATAA
- the LOC144475413 gene encoding uncharacterized protein LOC144475413 yields the protein MKEMLTNQASSGYINSFVNNNGDANSNNEAENNSRRYAVLSTEWISAIGEELGMHPMSESLLKRLAEDASYRLREVLHKCVTRLKHSKRKRLTSNDVNAVITNLCDVDPIMGASESMPEYHTEARVFVPNDHVVNLVQKINDPLNIIQNNVPFIQESEICDIRLTEARNNYAKRALKTLFNGSQKTFQVLINDCATNAHLGGEGVIDKLMSIARSMVISNNAQYTRVSTRTCQLIISIASNSEAIYPYHLTSVDKLTELLLELLLGQSFINLNLEALFKECALKLMLRWPSAADKYLPIVENVLLKEEKENVDGEKTKTMAMELLASIQPLIFFQHEADSPLSAENVLKYASPGSALWQRIALAICALIKSQSHVLNIAALMEHYGDALLPYLPVNYKSIVNAFRKPTSLPIIIKSKIKYVNVRPISPNRMLWDRQSAFPDSTLRGPRREIRFAFAGGRPVPPNNLRRVSLRANYQILRSDLQATLALVASRRLLVLKDKKKRPFDSYSLVYGCL from the exons ATGAAAGAGATGTTGACAAACCAAGCCAGTTCGGGATACATTAATTCCTTCGTTAACAATAACGGAGACGCAAATAGCAATAATGAAGCGGAGAATAATTCGAGAAGATATGCTGTCCTCAGCACTGAATGGATATCCGCTATTGGAGAAGAATTAGGAATGCATCCCATGTCTGAATCTCTACTAAAAAGATTGGCAGAGGATGCTTCGTATCGTCTCAGAGAAGTTTTgcat aaatgtgTAACAAGACTGAAACATAGTAAGAGAAAACGTTTAACATCTAACGATGTAAATGCTGTGATTACCAATCTGTGCGATGTAGATCCCATAATGGGTGCATCGGAGTCAATGCCAGAATATCATACTGAGGCCAGAGTATTTGTTCCTAACGACCATGTTGTAAATCTAgttcaaaaaataaatgatcctcttaatataatacaaaacaatGTACCTTTCATTCAAG AGTCAGAAATATGCGATATAAGATTGACAGAAGCACGCAACAATTATGCTAAACGCGCATTaaagactttatttaatgGATCTCAGAAGACATTTCAG GTTTTAATCAATGATTGTGCTACTAATGCTCATTTGGGTGGTGAAGGTGTGATAGATAAGTTAATGTCGATTGCCAGATCCATGGTCATCTCTAATAATGCACAATACACAAGAGTATCTACCAGAACGTGTCAACTTATTATCTCAATAGCAAGCAACAGTGAAGCTATCTACCCATACCATTTAACATCG GTAGACAAATTGACTGAATTGCTGTTAGAGTTACTTTTAGGGCAGAGCTTTATAAATCTAAACCTCGAGGCACTGTTTAAAGAATGTGCACTTAAATTAATGCTTCGATGGCCATCGGCTGCCGATAAGTATCTTCCGATAGTAGAGAACGTATTATTGAAAGAAGAGAAGGAAAATGTGGATGGAGAAAAAACAAAGACAATGGCAATGGAATTATTAGCAAGTATTCaacctttaatattttttcaacatGAGGCAGATTCACCGCTTTCTGCCGAAAATGTACTAAAATATGCCTCACCTGGTTCCGCACTGTGGCAAAGGATAGCT CTTGCTATCTGTGCTCTTATCAAGTCTCAATCTCATGTCCTAAACATTGCAGCTCTTATGGAACATTATGGAGATGCGTTACTGCCATATCTACCCGTCAATTATAAAAGCATTGTGAACGCGTTTAGAAAACCTACCTCTcttccaattattattaagagcAAGATAAAGTACGTGAACGTCAGACCTATATCACCTAATCGAATGTTATGGGATCGGCAGTCCGCGTTTCCAGATTCTACTTTAAGAGGTCCTAGACGAGAAATTAg atttgcatTTGCTGGTGGACGACCAGTACCCCCAAATAATTTGAGACGTGTTAGTTTACGAGCAAATTATCAAATCTTGAGAAGCGATCTTCAAGCAACGCTCGCTCTTGTCGCGTCGCGAAGACTATTGGTACTTaaagacaaaaagaaaagaccATTCGATTCGTATAGTCTCGTTTACGGCTGTCTATAG
- the LOC144475097 gene encoding unconventional myosin-XIX produces MATTKTVSPIEWDLVNDLSAVPEDTIIDFLLERLQHGQIYTWVGPLLLALNPNNEVSTSHLYNMSEFNKHTDISEKMFEWNPHIFTVAAKAHYNLTLEIGKCRQVIVISGETETGKTFNGIKCLEFFSRINKHPTCDQDHTQNIMLRIMDACRLISAFTTASTERNEVSSRHGQLIRLHYKANDISGATINSFLLERSRVTRGSRNFQIFYQIIFGLPSIELQKLHLSKYRNYDLLSIDYSKKADFHQDFQDTLKALDVLGFSDNQKNNIYQILALLIHMGNIKFREIDEACTINLDDQDSKEALEWTCQLSSLTEDVVTELLTTILINPKSTWRKHTTYHRCLVTAEACRMRLHSIIRHLYDLLFYWILNHVNDVLSINCECSRWLGILDIFGFESFNKNGMEQLCVNYANEKMQQHVMGTYLESQKYLEKEGFVENSEPSDTINIYKERLTFLEDILFTTLNDASQSLVATNMSTITQVIYKKMHGVQNKYLSIRKDDFVVQHYSCSVAYSIEDLLSKNTDKVPDEISMTFRTSENTFLRSLFKTTKDQELQIVNSCSNKKTMLTKLKHSIDTLLKELKECDLHYVKCIKPSRLNNHMWDKEDFRKQLAYTGIFDALPLSNCKYPIRIHHKDFCQRYSKKPKEIADVDKCKMILEAVEPRQRLNTLVHYGRQFIFLTEPIFFKLETNRRNYLINCANKIQQFWIRHRRNRISVIPEVTIEPIKHETTKMSSSSEDDDDVFISSLFLQNHNIVNTEGKLIEDDSDVTEIDMERTNLNMTPELVNVSTKKKNIVLKQKISVPEVLQVSKNVQEKNISTHRLIKSIKNTVRKLIRTVIPNRSPRFTCDEKETILTDNNNNNLISKCCESENEKCYTPSNTGKNVSKIQFGNCTLFHGNRILSRRKLSEVRPLMIKIATILKDETCKIVLYCRHRSGYILDLRRQIIYIPFVCYHTQNYHEDYKIVFERHGPEFCKEDCNKQHCNCMHIHQFISVFSLERGNIKIRCICKLGQYCMKFVLQQCIKIIELNLEIKIIILSIH; encoded by the exons ATGGCGACGACAAAG ACGGTTTCACCGATTGAATGGGATTTAGTGAACGACTTAAGTGCTGTGCCCGAAGATACTA TTATAGATTTTCTTTTGGAGCGGCTGCAACACGGTCAAATTTACACCTGGGTCGGTCCTCTCCTGCTGGCATTGAATCCTAACAATGAAGTATCAACGTCTCATTTGTACAACATGTCGGAATTTAATAAGCACACtgatatttctgaaaaaatgtttgaatgGAATCCCCATATATTCACTGTGGCGGCCAAAGCCCATTACAATCTCACTCTGGAGATTGGAAAGTGTCGTCAG GTGATCGTTATAAGTGGAGAGACCGAAACAGGAAAGACGTTTAACGGTATAAAGTGTTTAGAATTCTTTAGCAGAATTAACAAACATCCGACGTGTGATCAGGATCACACGCAGAATATTATGTTAAGAATTATGGACGCTTGTCGTTTGATATCCGCTTTCACGACTGCGTCTACCGAGAGAAACGAAGTCAGCTCGAGACATGGGCAACTTATACGGCTTCATTACAAAGCTAATGACATTTCTGGAGCTACCAttaattcgtttcttttagAGAGAAGCAGAGTAACAAGGGGTTCACgtaatttccaaatattttacCAG ATAATATTTGGACTACCCTCTATTGAATTGCAAAAGCTTCATTTATCCAAGTATCGAAACTACGATTTATTGAGCATAGATTATAGCAAGAAAGCGGACTTTCACCAAGATTTTCAAGATACTTTAAAAGCTCTTGATGTTCTCGGTTTCAGTGATAATcagaagaataatatttatcaaattctcGCTTTGCTAATCCACATGGGTAACATTAAATTCAGAGAAATTGACGAAGCTTGCACCATTAATCTTGATGACCAAG ATTCCAAAGAAGCTCTGGAATGGACTTGCCAGTTAAGTAGTTTAACTGAGGATGTTGTAACAGAGCTACTCACTACCATTCTTATAAATCCAAAGAGCACATGGAGGAAACACACAACGTATCATCGCTGCCTTGTCACTGCCGAGGCGTGCCGTATGAGATTGCACAGCATAATCAGACATTTGTACGATTTGCTTTTTTATTGGATATTGAATCACGTAAACGACGTGTTATCCATAAACTGTGAATGTTCTCGATGGCTAG GTATACTAGACATATTTGGCTTTGAATCGTTCAACAAAAATGGCATGGAACAGCTCTGCGTAAATTATGCTAACGAGAAGATGCAACAGCATGTCATGGGGACGTATTTAGAGAGCCAGAAGTATTTGGAGAAGGAAGGCTTCGTCGAAAACAGCGAACCTTCGGACactatcaatatttataaagaacgTTTGACCTTTCTCGAAGATATCCTATTTACAACCTTAAACGAT GCTTCCCAATCCCTTGTCGCAACAAATATGTCCACAATTACACAAGTGATCTATAAAAAGATGCATGGTGTTCAAAACAAATATCTGAGTATAAGAAAAGACGATTTCGTTGTGCAACATTACTCCTGCTCTGTTGCTTATTCCATAGAAGATTTATTGTCTAAAAATACGGACAAG GTTCCAGATGAGATATCCATGACCTTCCGTACAAGTGAGAACACATTTCTccgttctttatttaaaactacgaAAGACCAAGAACTGCAGATAGTTAATTCTTGCagcaataaaaaaacaatgctGACCAAATTGAAGCATAGTATAGACACGCTTTTGAAAGAACTGAAGGAATGTGATTTGCATTATGTGAAATGCATTAAACCCAG TCGACTGAATAACCATATGTGGGATAAGGAGGACTTTCGAAAACAATTAGCTTATACTGGTATTTTTGATGCTTTGCCTCTTTCAAACTGTAAATATCCCATAAGGATACATCATAAAGATTTCTGCCAACGTTATTCTAAGAAACCGAAAG AGATAGCCGATgtcgataaatgtaaaatgattCTGGAGGCGGTTGAACCTCGACAGAGACTAAACACGTTGGTGCACTATGGAAGacaatttatctttttaacaGAACCCATCTTTTTCAAATTGGAAACCAACAGAAGAAATTACTTGATAAATTgcgcaaataaaatacaacagtTTTGGATCAGACACA gGCGCAATAGAATTTCTGTAATCCCCGAGGTGACCATCGAGCCGATAAAACACGAAACAACGAAGATGTCAAGTAGTTCTGAAGACGATGATGACGTGTTTATTTCTAGTCTATTTCTCCAGAATCATAATATCGTTAATACAGAAGGAAAGCTAATCGAAGATGACAGTGACGTAACAGAGATCGATATGGAAAGAACCAATTTAAATATGACACCAGAATTAGTTAATGTCtctacaaagaaaaaaaatattgttttaaaacagaaaatcagTGTACCAGAAGTATTACAAGTCTCCAAAAATGtacaagaaaaaaatatttctacgcATCGGcttataaaaagtataaaaaacaCTGTTAGAAAGTTAATCAGAACAGTTATACCTAATCGATCACCAAGATTTACATGtgacgaaaaagaaacgatacttactgataataataataataatttgattagcAAGTGCTGTGAAAGtgagaatgaaaaatgttatacacCCTCCAATACg GGCAAAAATGtaagtaaaattcaattcggcAACTGCACACTGTTCCatggaaatagaattttaagtaGACGTAAGCTCAGCGAGGTAAGACcattaatgattaaaattgcaacCATATTAAAAGATGAAACTTGCAAAATCGTTTTGTATTGTAGACACCGATCAGGATACATATTAGACCTACGCCGTCAAATAATCTATATTCCATTCGTTTGTTACCACACGCAAAATTATCACGAGGACTACAAGATTGTATTTGAAAGACACGGCCCTGAATTTTGCAAAGAG GACTGTAATAAACAGCACTGCAACTGTATGCACATCCATCAATTTATAAGCGTTTTCTCGCTTGAAcgaggaaatattaaaattcgatgTATTTGCAAACTCGGACAGTATTGTATGAAATTTGTACTCCAACAGTGTATTAAGATCATAGAGttaaatttggaaataaaGATTATCATTTTAagtatacattaa